The genomic segment AGAACTACATCGACGACCAGTACCGCACCGCGCTCGCCCAGGTCGACCACCTGGACGGCGAAAGCGAGCTGGAGCGCAAGATGCGCACGATCTGCCACCTGCACCTGACCCGGTTCGTGCGCTCGCTGCTCGACCGGAAGGATCGCGCCTCGATGGCGGTCGGCCTGGAGGTGCGCGTACCGTTCTGCGATCACCGGCTGGTCGAATACGTCTACAACACACCGTGGTCGTTGAAGACCTTCGACGGCCGGGAAAAGAGCCTGCTGCGGCACGCGACCAAGCACGTGCTGCCGGAGTCGGTGGCTTCGCGGGTGAAGAGCCCGTACCCGTCGACGCAGGACCCGCACTACGCCGAAGCCTTGCAGAAGCAGGCGCGGGAACTGGTGGCCGACCGCGACGCCGGGGTGTTCCAGCTGGCGGACCGGGAATGGGTGACCAAGGCGGCGGAGTCGGACTCGGCAGCGGTGACCCCCGAGGTACGGCACGGCCTGGACCGGGTGCTGGAACTGCAGACCTGGTTCGAGGAATATCGCCCAACTCTTACGCTCGGCTAACCTTTCGCCGTTGCCTACCGGGCGAAATGTCTTTCCCATACAGAAGTGTGACGCCCATGCGTATATGATGAAAGGAGTCACGCAGAAGGGGATCCCATGGGAGAGCCGCCCGGAGGCGAAACGCCGAACTCCGAGCTGGTCGCGAGTTACGGCAAGCTACTGCGGCTGGTCCGCAGTGGGCAGGCGCAGACCCGGCCGGCCCTGTCCGAATGGACGGGGCTCGGCCGGACCGCGGTCACCCAGCGCATCACCACCCTGCTGAACGCCGGGCTGCTGGAGGAGGGGGACCTCAACCCCTCCACCGGCGGCCGCCAGGCGCGGACGCTGCGGTTCCGCAAGGACGCCGGGCGCATCCTGACCGCGGAGCTGGGGGCCACCAGTTTCACCGCGGGCATCACCGACCTCGCCGGTACCGTGCTCGCCGTCGCGCACTGCGACTGCGACATCGCGGCCGGGCCGGAGATCGTGCTCGAAGAGGTGGAATCCCAGCTCGACAAGCTGTGGGCCGAGCACGGTGAGGAGTCGCTCGGCATCTGGGGCGTCGGCCTCGGCCTGCCGGGGCCGGTCGAGTTCGCCACCGGGCGGCCGTCGGAGCCGCCGATCATGCCCGGGTGGAACAACTACCCGGTGCGCGACCGGCTCGGCGCCAAGTACCGCGCGCCGGTGTGGGTCGACAACGAGGTGAACCTGCTGTGCCTCGGCGAACTGCGGGACCCGGCCGCGCGCGGGCACGAGCACGGTGGCGACCTGCTCTACGTCAAGATCGGCACGGGCATCGGCGCGGGCATCAGCAACGGTGGTTCGCTGCACCGCGGGGCGCAGGGCTGCGCGGGCGACATCGGCCACGCCGCGGTCGCCGACGAGGGCCCGGCGGGCGAGGTCGTCTGCCGCTGCGGGAAAACCGGGTGCCTGGAAGCCCTCGCGGGCGGTTCGGCACTGGCGCGGGACGGCGAGGAGCTGGCACGCACGGGGCAGAGCGAAACGCTGGCGCGGGTACTGGCCGAAACGGGCCGGATCACCGCCGCCGACGTCACCGCCGCCGCGCGCTCGGGTGACCACCAGGCCGTCCGACTGCTCGTCGCGGCGGGCAAGCGGATCGGCTCGATGCTGGCGACCATGGTGAACTTCTACAACCCGTCGACCATCCTGCTCGGCGGCAAGATCGCCGGCGCCGGGGACCTCTTCCTCGCCACCATCCGGGAAACCATCTACCGCCGCTCGCTCCCACTGTCCACAAGGGAGCTTCGCATCGACAAGGCGCGCCTCGGCGAGGAAGGCGGCCTCATCGGGGCCGCGCACATGGTCCTGGACGAGCTCTTCGACCCGGACTTCTTCGCCCGCTGGCTCCCGGACGGCTCCCCCGCCGGCCGCCCCGAACTCCTCGCCACCGCCGTCTGACCCCGTCCCGAGTGTGAGGTTCGCCCGCCCGAACGCTGAACTCGCCTACCCGAGTGCGAGGTTCGGCTACCTGAACGTGTACTTCGGCTACCTGAGTGTGGGGTTCGGCTACCTGAACGTAGAACTCGCCATGCCCCGAACCCCACACTCGCGCACCCGAACCCCACACCCAGGAAGCCGAACCCCACGTTCGCGCAGCCGAACCCCACACTCAGGCACCTGAACCCCACACTCAGGCAGCCGAGTTCTACGTTCGGGCAGCCGAACTGCGCACTCGGGTGGGCGACGGGGGTCACAGTCTGAGAAGTGGCTGTGAACTGGTGGTTTTCGGGCATGTCCTGACGGGTAGGCGCGTTGTGCGGAGCAGAGAGGTGAGAACAATGACCACAGCTTTCTCGCAGACCACGTTCACCCGTACCGCGGGCACGCCGCAACTGCCGACCATGCCCAGCGGCTGGCCGATCGGCTCCTACGACTCCTACGCCGAAGCCCAGCGCGCTGTCGACCACCTGGCCGACAGCAAGTTCCCGGTCCAGGACGTGACCATCGTCGGGGTGGAGCCGATGCTGGTCGAGCGCGTCGCCGGGCGGTTGAGCTGGGGGAAGGTGCTGACCAGCGGGGCGCTGTCGGGCGCCTGGTTCGGTCTGTTCGTCGGGCTGCTGCTGAGCATGTTCACCGCCGGGGCGGGGTTCGCGCCGATCCTGATCGGCCTGCTCTCCGGTGTCGGCTTCGGCATGGTGTTCTCGGCGATCAGCTACGGCGCCACCCGCGGCAAGCGCGACTTCGTCTCCAGCAGCCAGCTGGTGGCCCGCCGCTACG from the Amycolatopsis magusensis genome contains:
- a CDS encoding ROK family protein — translated: MGEPPGGETPNSELVASYGKLLRLVRSGQAQTRPALSEWTGLGRTAVTQRITTLLNAGLLEEGDLNPSTGGRQARTLRFRKDAGRILTAELGATSFTAGITDLAGTVLAVAHCDCDIAAGPEIVLEEVESQLDKLWAEHGEESLGIWGVGLGLPGPVEFATGRPSEPPIMPGWNNYPVRDRLGAKYRAPVWVDNEVNLLCLGELRDPAARGHEHGGDLLYVKIGTGIGAGISNGGSLHRGAQGCAGDIGHAAVADEGPAGEVVCRCGKTGCLEALAGGSALARDGEELARTGQSETLARVLAETGRITAADVTAAARSGDHQAVRLLVAAGKRIGSMLATMVNFYNPSTILLGGKIAGAGDLFLATIRETIYRRSLPLSTRELRIDKARLGEEGGLIGAAHMVLDELFDPDFFARWLPDGSPAGRPELLATAV
- a CDS encoding general stress protein gives rise to the protein MTTAFSQTTFTRTAGTPQLPTMPSGWPIGSYDSYAEAQRAVDHLADSKFPVQDVTIVGVEPMLVERVAGRLSWGKVLTSGALSGAWFGLFVGLLLSMFTAGAGFAPILIGLLSGVGFGMVFSAISYGATRGKRDFVSSSQLVARRYDVLSQPRNAEKGRELLSKLAFSHQSL